The Desmonostoc muscorum LEGE 12446 genome includes a region encoding these proteins:
- a CDS encoding esterase-like activity of phytase family protein: MRLIKKIFVFPRIIYFFIPILIISLFFTNLPSNAVEISSIKFIGEVTLPKKLIFQKTEVGGLSGITYDPKNNLYYAISDDRGQKGNTRFYTLKIDLSKGSLQKGGVVVANVTTLLNETGEKFPPSETDTEGIALTNKGSVFISSEGDVGKFINPFIKEFSLSSGKEISKLSIPNKFLPDKNGQQGIRNNLAFESLTITPDEKYLFTATENALIQDGSAAQPKIGSPCRILQYNLPSNQPEQEFLYQTEPIAQFLNITGKFASGLPDLFALDNQGNFLSLERSFTGLGFAVSLFQVSLEGADDIHNIDSLLAVESKNIKPVKKKLLLDLRTLDVVLDNIEGLTLGPKLPDGQRSLILISDNNFNSLQRTQILAFKIKIETPLMRLLRRLLPNLNR, from the coding sequence ATGCGGTTAATTAAAAAAATCTTCGTATTTCCACGAATTATTTATTTTTTCATCCCGATTCTAATTATCAGTCTCTTCTTTACTAACTTACCATCAAACGCTGTTGAAATCAGTAGTATAAAATTTATCGGAGAAGTTACTTTACCGAAAAAATTAATATTTCAGAAAACTGAAGTTGGAGGTTTATCTGGAATTACTTATGATCCAAAAAATAACCTTTATTACGCTATTTCTGATGACCGTGGTCAAAAAGGTAATACCCGTTTCTACACTTTGAAAATCGATTTAAGCAAAGGTTCTTTACAAAAAGGTGGAGTTGTTGTTGCTAATGTCACCACCTTATTAAATGAAACTGGGGAAAAATTTCCTCCTAGTGAAACTGATACAGAAGGCATTGCTTTAACTAATAAAGGCAGTGTATTTATTTCTTCTGAAGGCGATGTTGGCAAATTCATCAATCCTTTTATTAAAGAATTCTCACTATCTTCTGGTAAAGAAATTTCAAAACTCTCCATACCAAACAAATTTTTGCCAGATAAAAATGGTCAGCAAGGTATCCGCAACAATTTGGCTTTTGAAAGCCTAACCATCACACCTGATGAAAAGTATCTATTCACAGCCACAGAAAATGCTTTAATTCAAGATGGTTCAGCAGCTCAACCTAAAATTGGCAGTCCTTGTCGGATTTTGCAATATAACTTGCCGAGCAACCAGCCAGAACAGGAATTTCTTTACCAAACTGAACCAATAGCACAGTTTTTGAATATCACGGGTAAGTTCGCTAGTGGATTACCTGATTTATTTGCTCTCGATAATCAAGGAAACTTTCTAAGTTTAGAACGGTCTTTTACAGGTTTAGGATTTGCGGTTTCTCTATTTCAGGTTTCTTTAGAAGGAGCCGATGATATTCACAATATTGATAGCCTTTTAGCAGTTGAATCAAAGAATATTAAACCAGTTAAGAAAAAACTGTTGTTAGATTTGAGAACTTTAGATGTAGTCCTAGACAACATTGAAGGCTTAACTCTTGGTCCTAAGCTACCTGATGGACAGCGCTCATTAATTCTCATTAGCGACAACAATTTTAACTCCCTGCAACGTACCCAGATACTAGCTTTTAAAATCAAAATCGAAACACCACTAATGAGATTATTACGCCGTTTACTGCCGAATCTCAATCGTTAA
- a CDS encoding serine/threonine protein kinase, with protein sequence MAQKKIENMVGQKVELDNYIGQFLNNRYLIRDLIGKGGMGRVYLAEDTAKGGMAIAIKILSLSLANQHMSQRFAREIFIGAQLGRKSKHIVRILSYGVTEDKIPFYVMEYLQGKNLKQILKIQPLTISKFLEISTQICLGLQCAHQGINLKGEIYPIVHRDIKPENIFLSQDAKQGEIVKILDFGIAKFLTERSGMTLTDSFIGSLPYCSPEHMEGRKLLDVRSDIYSLGVLMFEMLTGKHPFQTKSNSFGNWYQAHRFQIPPTLEEVNPQVKIPQGLQKILMSCLAKEVSDRPQNISQVLDELAKVKSQLEDAIPSSTDSIEISIPMQLVPATLLSEKECLQKNWPKNKPVAPIGFPHLLHTPQRPIPTFWAMLPKQEILKFLDKVHSTEFITKMSVYPMLLWVTVLYDAEPSLTKWLPYFLDLKDQKGQNIARSLAEVGYYHLLFFPLEDPNRCSHVTTLSLTASQRQQLIDWLNMNQKLNESILPQEAKNILKIEYEKLKLDILRKLVATQKIEKESLKNRLTKFWEMIFKFLSVS encoded by the coding sequence ATGGCACAAAAAAAAATTGAGAATATGGTAGGGCAAAAAGTAGAATTAGACAATTACATTGGACAATTTTTAAATAATCGCTACTTAATCAGAGATTTGATTGGCAAAGGAGGGATGGGTAGAGTTTACCTAGCAGAAGATACTGCGAAAGGTGGAATGGCGATCGCCATCAAAATTTTATCACTCAGTCTAGCCAACCAACACATGTCTCAACGCTTTGCCAGAGAGATTTTTATTGGCGCTCAATTAGGTCGCAAAAGTAAACATATTGTTCGGATTTTAAGTTACGGTGTGACTGAGGATAAAATTCCCTTTTATGTAATGGAATATCTCCAAGGTAAAAATCTCAAACAAATTCTCAAAATTCAGCCTTTAACAATATCGAAGTTTTTAGAGATTTCTACGCAAATTTGTTTAGGTTTACAATGTGCCCACCAAGGTATTAATCTCAAAGGAGAAATTTATCCCATTGTTCACAGAGATATCAAACCAGAAAATATATTTCTGAGTCAAGATGCTAAACAAGGAGAAATTGTCAAAATACTAGATTTTGGCATCGCCAAGTTTTTAACAGAGCGGAGTGGGATGACCCTGACAGATTCTTTTATAGGTAGTTTGCCTTATTGTTCTCCAGAACATATGGAAGGACGCAAACTGTTGGATGTACGCTCTGATATCTACAGTTTGGGAGTATTAATGTTTGAAATGCTGACAGGTAAACATCCATTTCAAACAAAAAGTAACTCCTTTGGTAATTGGTATCAAGCACATCGTTTTCAAATACCGCCTACACTTGAGGAAGTAAATCCCCAAGTAAAAATACCCCAAGGATTACAAAAAATATTAATGAGTTGTTTAGCTAAAGAAGTAAGCGATCGCCCTCAAAATATCAGCCAAGTATTAGACGAATTAGCAAAGGTAAAGAGTCAGCTTGAGGACGCTATTCCTAGTAGTACTGATAGTATTGAAATTTCAATACCTATGCAGTTAGTTCCTGCAACCTTATTATCAGAGAAAGAGTGTTTGCAGAAAAATTGGCCTAAAAATAAACCAGTTGCACCAATTGGATTTCCTCATTTATTACATACTCCTCAAAGACCTATACCAACTTTTTGGGCAATGTTACCCAAACAAGAAATTCTAAAATTTTTAGATAAAGTACATAGCACAGAATTTATCACTAAAATGAGTGTATACCCAATGTTGTTGTGGGTAACAGTGCTGTACGATGCAGAACCTTCTCTAACGAAATGGCTACCTTATTTTTTGGATTTGAAAGATCAGAAAGGGCAGAATATAGCGCGTAGTTTAGCCGAAGTAGGTTACTATCATCTACTATTTTTTCCCCTAGAAGATCCCAATCGTTGCTCCCATGTCACAACTTTAAGTCTTACTGCTAGCCAACGTCAGCAACTTATAGATTGGTTAAATATGAATCAAAAATTAAACGAATCAATCTTACCTCAGGAAGCAAAAAATATTTTAAAAATAGAATATGAAAAGCTGAAATTAGACATTTTACGAAAGTTAGTTGCAACACAAAAAATTGAAAAAGAAAGTTTAAAAAACAGACTAACTAAATTTTGGGAAATGATTTTTAAATTTTTATCAGTTAGTTAA
- a CDS encoding serine/threonine protein kinase, protein MNQSPFASPINTGLLANRYQLKQLIGSGGMGEVFLANDILLGGTPVAIKFLTRTVVDSKMQQDFAREALMSAALSQKSVHIVRAYDYGVSEKGKPYYVMEYLCGKSLKDLIPLSLPMFWTISRQICLGLQCAHQGINIDGKICPLVHRDIKPANILVIPDPILGQLVKILDFGIARFLNYASTASTSTGFNGTLPYCSPEQLDGEKLDGRSDIYSLGVMMFEMLTGKKPWQPETDFFGAWYKAHHFEAPKAIADVKPSLKLPQKLNNLIMACLAKKASDRPQNITQILQVINSLEQSNCPTLPTTLASRSILSRPLDSGLTITLDQTCRLLSWPENKPIQEIVFPQFVDTGQKSVAALWLMLPKQEIKNYALATRYNQFIFMTSPHPMLLWVTVLYHRELDPKWLPCYLDMQNPQNRQMVSFLAENERYPLILFTLEPPHSCAHVLSSRIDPTQRQMLKTWVEQSQNLPPTSQPHLSKQLLKQQYKQMQSRILQHLQSKSQVVLSGSI, encoded by the coding sequence GTGAATCAAAGCCCATTTGCATCTCCAATTAATACGGGCTTGCTTGCCAATCGTTATCAACTCAAGCAATTAATTGGCAGCGGTGGTATGGGGGAAGTTTTTTTAGCAAATGATATTTTGTTAGGGGGAACACCAGTTGCGATCAAGTTTTTGACTCGGACTGTTGTCGATAGCAAAATGCAACAAGACTTCGCTCGTGAAGCTTTAATGAGTGCAGCTTTGAGTCAAAAAAGTGTACATATTGTGCGGGCGTATGATTATGGCGTCAGTGAAAAAGGAAAACCATACTACGTTATGGAATATCTATGTGGTAAGAGTTTAAAAGATTTAATTCCGCTATCCCTGCCCATGTTTTGGACTATCTCCCGACAAATTTGCTTGGGCTTACAGTGTGCCCATCAAGGCATTAACATTGACGGCAAAATTTGTCCGTTAGTTCACAGAGATATCAAACCTGCAAATATATTAGTTATTCCCGATCCGATATTGGGTCAGTTAGTAAAAATTTTAGACTTTGGTATTGCTAGATTTTTAAATTATGCATCAACAGCCAGTACGAGTACAGGGTTTAACGGCACTTTGCCCTATTGTTCTCCAGAACAGCTGGATGGGGAAAAATTAGACGGCCGCTCTGATATTTATAGTCTGGGTGTGATGATGTTTGAGATGCTCACAGGCAAAAAACCTTGGCAACCAGAAACTGATTTTTTTGGCGCTTGGTATAAAGCACATCACTTTGAAGCACCAAAGGCGATCGCAGATGTAAAACCCAGTCTAAAATTACCTCAAAAACTCAATAATTTAATCATGGCTTGCCTTGCTAAAAAAGCAAGCGATCGCCCACAAAACATCACTCAAATTTTGCAAGTTATCAATAGCTTAGAACAATCTAATTGTCCCACTTTACCTACAACTCTAGCCTCTAGATCTATCCTCAGCCGTCCTTTAGATTCTGGGTTAACAATTACATTAGATCAAACCTGTCGGCTACTTTCCTGGCCTGAGAATAAACCAATTCAAGAAATTGTTTTTCCCCAGTTTGTAGACACTGGACAAAAATCTGTAGCAGCACTATGGTTAATGTTGCCTAAACAAGAAATCAAAAACTATGCTCTTGCTACCCGATACAATCAATTTATTTTCATGACATCCCCCCACCCAATGCTGTTGTGGGTGACGGTACTCTATCATCGAGAACTAGACCCTAAGTGGCTACCGTGCTACCTAGATATGCAAAATCCCCAAAATCGTCAGATGGTGAGTTTCCTGGCTGAAAATGAACGCTACCCGTTGATTTTGTTTACCCTGGAACCACCACATTCCTGCGCTCATGTTCTAAGCAGTCGCATCGACCCAACTCAGCGGCAAATGTTAAAAACTTGGGTGGAACAGAGTCAGAATCTACCACCCACCTCTCAACCCCACTTGAGTAAACAGCTATTAAAGCAGCAGTATAAACAAATGCAATCCCGGATATTGCAGCATCTACAATCAAAGTCCCAGGTTGTATTATCAGGCTCTATTTAG
- the gltX gene encoding glutamate--tRNA ligase, with product MTVRVRIAPSPTGNLHIGTARTAVFNWLFARHHGGKFILRIEDTDLERSRPEYTENILQGLRWLGLNWDEGPFFQSQRLDLYKQAVQKLLDQGLAYRCYTTSEELEALREAQKARGEAPRYDNRHRNLTPEQRAAFEAEGRSSVIRFQIEDDREIVWNDLVRGKMSWRGSDLGGDMVIARASEEGSGQPLYNFVVVVDDIDMQITHVIRGEDHIANTAKQILLYEALGAKIPEFAHSPLILNKEGRKLSKRDGVTSISDFQQMGFTAEGLVNYMTLLGWSPPDSTQEIFTLETAAKEFSFERVNKAGAKFDWDKLDWLNSQYIHNTPVDKLTDLLIPYWQAAGYKFDGGRTRPWLEQLVALISQSLTRLVDAVAMSQVFFSDTVEFSEEGNAQLKQEGSAAVLEGIVTALQNQPELSEESAQDIIKQVVKEQKVKKGLVMRSLRAALTGDVHGPDLIQSWLLLNQIGLDQARLSKAITGSRE from the coding sequence GTGACTGTCAGAGTCCGTATTGCGCCGAGTCCCACTGGAAATTTACATATTGGTACAGCGAGAACGGCTGTATTTAACTGGTTATTTGCCCGCCACCACGGCGGGAAGTTCATTCTCAGAATAGAAGACACAGACTTAGAGCGATCGCGTCCCGAATACACTGAAAATATCCTTCAAGGACTGCGTTGGCTAGGGCTGAACTGGGATGAAGGGCCATTTTTTCAATCGCAACGCCTGGATCTTTACAAACAAGCAGTACAAAAACTGTTAGATCAAGGATTAGCCTATCGCTGCTACACCACCTCTGAGGAACTAGAAGCTCTCCGAGAAGCCCAAAAAGCCAGAGGCGAAGCTCCCCGCTATGACAACCGTCACCGCAACCTCACCCCAGAACAACGCGCCGCTTTTGAAGCAGAAGGTCGTTCTTCTGTGATTCGCTTCCAAATTGAAGACGATCGCGAAATTGTCTGGAACGATCTAGTCAGGGGAAAAATGTCTTGGCGAGGTAGTGATTTAGGTGGTGATATGGTCATCGCCCGCGCCTCAGAAGAAGGTAGTGGTCAGCCTTTATACAACTTTGTAGTTGTAGTGGATGACATTGATATGCAAATCACCCACGTCATTCGGGGAGAAGACCACATCGCCAACACAGCCAAGCAAATTTTGCTGTATGAAGCTTTAGGAGCAAAAATCCCAGAATTTGCCCACTCGCCACTGATTTTGAACAAGGAAGGGCGTAAGCTTTCCAAGCGGGATGGCGTCACTTCCATTTCTGACTTTCAGCAAATGGGCTTTACCGCTGAAGGCTTGGTGAATTACATGACATTACTTGGTTGGTCGCCCCCAGATTCAACCCAAGAAATATTTACCTTAGAAACAGCAGCCAAGGAATTTAGCTTTGAGCGGGTCAATAAAGCCGGTGCCAAATTTGACTGGGACAAGCTGGATTGGTTAAACAGCCAGTATATCCACAATACGCCTGTAGATAAACTCACAGATTTACTCATACCTTATTGGCAAGCAGCTGGGTATAAATTTGATGGTGGACGCACTCGCCCGTGGTTAGAACAGCTAGTAGCTTTAATTAGCCAAAGCTTGACTCGACTGGTAGATGCTGTAGCTATGAGTCAAGTGTTTTTCAGCGACACAGTTGAATTTAGCGAAGAAGGGAATGCACAACTCAAGCAAGAAGGTTCTGCTGCTGTCCTAGAGGGGATTGTCACAGCTTTGCAAAATCAACCAGAACTCTCCGAAGAATCTGCTCAGGACATTATTAAACAAGTGGTCAAAGAGCAAAAAGTTAAAAAAGGCTTAGTAATGCGATCGCTCAGAGCAGCCTTAACTGGAGACGTTCATGGCCCTGACCTCATCCAATCTTGGTTACTGCTCAATCAGATTGGTTTAGATCAGGCGCGCTTAAGTAAAGCAATAACCGGGAGTAGGGAGTAG